In the genome of Deltaproteobacteria bacterium, the window AATGCCCGGTGTGCGGGGCCACCAGGAAGTGCTTCAGGCCCCTTGCTGGGCCGGGCTCGACGGCGGAAGTGAAGTGCGAAGTCTGATTCCGGGCCTGCTGCAAAAAAATGGCGGCACAGGCGCGTTGACCTGACAGAAAAAGGGAGGGCCTTGTTTAAATGAAAGCACTCGTGGTTTATGCAACCCGCACCGGATCGACACAAAAGATCGCCGAACTGATCGCCGAAGGCATCCGTTTCGGTGGATTTGACGCGGATATCAAAAACGTGGCCGACGTCAAAAAGGAAGACGACCTCGCAGGCTACGACGCCTATGCCTTCGGTTCGCCCACCTATCACGGCGACATGATGGCGTCCATGAAGACCGTTCTTTTCCTGGCGGAAAAAGCGGGCCT includes:
- a CDS encoding FprA family A-type flavoprotein, with protein sequence MKALVVYATRTGSTQKIAELIAEGIRFGGFDADIKNVADVKKEDDLAGYDAYAFGSPTYHGDMMASMKTVLFLAEKAGLENKVGGAFGAFGWSGEAPQRIYDTMRNIFSMRMVSDSLRLKSADLGGGVQAAQAYGKTIANKLGEK